aaaatcgtGAGGGATTAAGAAACATGTCGATCAATCAACTGATTACTGTACCATAAGAAAGTCATCGCCAAGTTTTTTTGGCAACTGGAGACCGAGACAACtcggacgacaacacacggtttGACTCGGTCGGCATCCCCCGACAAGTTTTACACTTCGCATCACAAAAATGAATCGGCGTCATGCGCAGCGGGTTGACTTGACAGTTGGTCCAACGCAGAAAACCCTAAAAAAATTTAGGTCCAagtgaaatttaattaattagctaATAAATTATTACTTTTTGTGGTAAAGAAAAGATAAATATGTTCGTCCCCAGTATCCTTGTCAACCCATCTCAAGGTCAACACGAAGAAAATAAATAACGAGCggttactagtctttggaataatgactaatacataagagaggtatttatctcgactttatcgagattcgaacctcagctAATAAACTATTACGCAGTTTATATGAGAGGAAGGAAATAGCTCCATAATGAAagatttttttaatgaataatgGATTTGAAAATATTGATTGTCAAAATGGACCTTCATATTTACTTTCTCAATTTATCTTAATAATTAATGAATAATTTTCGTACAGCTAGATAGTAGATGAGATCCTCTGtcctatttttttatatatccaTGTCCCATTCATGATCAGATGAATCACATCAGATCATGCATCCTTGAGATTTGACATGATCTGATATTATCCGTCTGATTAGTGAATGAGACACGGGTACACAAGAAAAAAAGATGAGATCCTCTGTCTCGAAAATGCCGTGTCCCAGCGCCGATCGGATGAACTAAATCACATCTCAAGGATGTAATGTACATCATGAAAATGTCATAGCCGTCCGATTGACGCTGGGACACGAAGACACGTCATTTTCGAGATAGAGAATCTCATCTCCAAGAAAAATGGGATACAGGATCCCATCTCGTCAGACAAATCATCCCAAAATTAATAGACATGAAGatttaaatactaaaaaaataatagaatggaATAAAAACTTCACAAAGATGTTTCccgtgttttttattttcacattgaattctttttcttcttgaatccGTTTGATGCAACGTTTGATATAAACGATGATTAAGCTTATGGCGCTTCTTCATGTCCGTCCCAAgatataaaaaagataaattactaTACCGCATGATATGTAAGAGAAACCAATTCTATAAGGAAATGGATCTTAGAGGATTCAAATCTTACTCTTTTGATATAATTCTATCATTCAAGTACTAATTCAATTACGTCCCTAAGAACTTTTATTCTTGAATCAATTGGGTAAAAAGTCTATTATGCTTGTCCCCTTATCCTCGTCAGCCCACTATGGTGATaaaaaaagacgaatacgctcaccCTCAACGCCCccaccaacccgtcccaaggtcaacacggagaagataaatcacggacggctattagcctttggaatagtaactaacacataagagagacatttacctcgactttatcgagattcgaaccccagacctcatgatgacaacacctcatccactagactcatccgaggaGACCATCATGAGAGAGTAAATCATAGTATGATAACATGGATAGAAGGACGAGTTATACCAGGATACCGGAATTTATGCCCTATCAGTCCTAGAATTCGACATTACTCGTGGGATAAATCTACCCTCTACTAACTCACTATTTCAGCTAAGTCCGTTGGGGCTCCCACCCGGTTGAGTGATTAAGTGAAAAAATATAATGTCTCACGAGAGAAGTAAGAAGTTTCAAAGCATccaataaattcaatttaaaaataaattaaaataaatctaatttcaTTATTTTAATGACAACATTAACAAAACACGACATGCATTAATAATTCCAATAAGATTTGGTCCCCGTGGTCTTGGTCATACGGCGGCTGGGATTAATGATCAATACTAATTGGTACTCTTTTTCCTGATCGCCAATTAATGACTCTCTCCTCTTTCTAATGAACTTGACTTTTCCAAGATTTCAAAGTTCAAAGGAATCAAATTGTcttcttttacattttttaaaaaggTAAACAAAACCAAGTCGTCGATGTGAATTATGACGATGTTAATTGGTCGCTAAttagggagaagaagatgaaccgATGGATTACGATTGTTTAAGTGTGATTGTTGAAGCTGAATGAATCGAGCGAGCTAGGTAAGTTTCGCTGACCCGACCGATTGAGAGTTCGGACGAGTGAACAAAATCAAAGGCTTAGAAAGACTGAGCTGATTAGGAATCGACAAAACCGAGCAAATCTAAAGGTCAAACAAATCGAGTAGGGTGAGAAAACTAAGTATGTTGCACTAGTATAATCAAACAAACCGAATCAATTGTTCGGCCAAATATGCAATGTTTCATAGCAAGATCACCAATTGGCTGCACACTAATTCAGGTTCAAATTGAAGTTGTGAATTTTGAACTTTTGAGTCAGAAGAAGTAGAGTTCGGATTAGAGTTAACAATCAAAGACCTCGCGGGCAATTGAACCCAACCACCGCTCTTGGTTTGCTCGCGAGGGAGTAGCCGATGCCGTGGTCTGAAAAAGAAGATACAAGCAACTTGGCCCTTTCTCCTTCCTACCTctttcctttctctcctctccttttctttcctttccaTACTCTTCCTCCCCCTTATCGCGTCCAACATAATCAAGGCCTTAGTTATCGATCAATTACGCTAACTCAATCTTCACTCCCTAAATATCAACAACTAGTACTAAGAACACACTGATCACTTTGAACAGCTATAGCATCTATATCAAACGTCTATACTTCACCATCAAACTAGTCTTGTTGATCGGCCTTACCGAAAAAAAGATGCAATATTACAATGGAATTGATATAGACGGCTGCTATCACAATTATGAGAATGTTGTAGTGCAAGACAGAACTGTAAACTAGAATGATATAACTTTGTTGTATTTGTCTCATTCATATTTCTCACGTCAACCATGAATTCAACATTTAAAGAATGATTAGATTCActaacaaaatttatatataggCACAAATTTCATATCAAACTTATTCAATGAAAAAGAAAGAACTTGTATTTGACAATACATATGACTGGGAAAGGCGATTAGAACATACCACTGCGAAACTAAGCTCCAGGGAGTCTCCGTATCTAGTTCGGTGTTGAATTGTAATGTTTAGTACATATTCGAGCTTCCGAATCAAGTTTTCTCCTTGCTGCTATTGTTTCTCTCACAAAGTCCATTGCCGTGTGTGCTAAATTCCAAGTGTAAACAAACATTTCCTCCCTGATGTTACTTAAGTGATGAGCTAAATTCTTGTACTCCGTCCAGCTATTTAGTCTATCAGTTAGGATATCTTTGTCTTTATCAGATTCCTCGTCTCTTGGTTCTTCAATCAAACCACAATTTGGATGATGTAGAAGGGATGACAAGAATATGTGTATCCACAATATCAATACGAGACTGACCTTATGAAGGATATCTAACTTTTAAGAGATACTCAAACTCCAAACACATTCACGACCTTTGCATACATTCGAACCAGAGTCTGATCATGTCGACCAAGGAATTAAGCTGATTGTATTCTCCCACATCTTCTTTCAATCCTTTCACATCCATTAACTTTCTTACTTCAACAACTTCATTCCAAAAGCCAGCATTGTTTCAAGTAAATACTCGAAAACTTTATCTTTTGACCGAACAGGCATCCAAACACATTCAAACTGAATCGTAACCATTTCGTAGGCTGAAGGAATCAACCTGACTGTGCCCCACATCTTTCTTCAATCCCTTCACTTTCATTAATTCTCTTACTTCACCAATCTCATTCCACAAGCCAGCAGAGGCATACAAGTTAGACCACTCCACATGAATCCCTGAATTGTAAGGATCGAATTCCAGAGCCATCTTAGCAGCAATCTTCCCTATCTCGACGTTCCCGGAGTTTCTGCAAGCACTAAGCAAAGCACCCCAAACACTGACATTCAAATTACCACCACCAGATTTATtttccatcatcatcatctcatTGGCAAACTTCCATGCCATCTCCAAATTCCCTGCTTTGCAAAGCATATCAATCACACATCCATAATGCTCAGCTCCAGGAACCATACCGTGCACACGCAAGATCGAATTGAAAAAGTTGAGACCCTTGATCACATTACCCGAGTGACTACAAGCTGAAAGAACAGCCAACAAAGCAATCTTATCGGGTTCGATCCCTTCAAGTAGCATTTTCTCGTATGTTTCTACAACCTCAGCAAACTTCCCATTCCGGCCGTAAACATTGAGCATCGAAGTCCATAGCACGACGTCCTTGCGTGTTACATGTGCAGCCATATCGAACACCGAGTGAGCCTTGGCTACAAGGCCGCACCGTGCATACATTTCCACCAAGGAGCAAATGAGGACAGCGTTCTCGGTGAAGGCACTCCTGCGGAGAAGGTATGCGTGCGTTTGCAAGCCCAATGGGGTGGCCGGCGCCTCGGAGCAAATCTGCAAAACGGCGGACACGGTGAAGCCGTCGGGCTCCAGTGAGAGCTCGCGCATTCTGCGGAAGAGGCGGAAGCCCTCCGTCCAGCGCCGGCTCTCGACGTATCCGCCGAGGAGGGAATTGGCGCAGACCGTGTTTCTGTGAGGCATTTCGTCGAACACCTGGGAGGCATCCTCCACGGCGAGCGATCGGGCGTAGCAATCGATCAGAGCGCCGCAGACGAAGACGCTGGAGAGACAGCCGGAGGTGAGCCCGCGGGCGTGGATCTGACGAGCGAGGTCCGGGGAGGCGACGGTGAGGGCGGAGCAGAGGGAGTAGGAATCGGAGGGAAGGCCCAAGCTGTTGAGGATTGCGAAGGAGAGTAGCGCCGAGGAGCGAAAGCCGTGGCGGGCGAAGGCGGCAAGGAGAGAGTTCCAGCGGGAAGCGTCGGCGgggtggcggaggaggaggaggagtttGGGGTGAACGGCGGCGTGGGGGAGGAGGTGGGTTCGGAGTAGGCGACCGTGGAGGGCCTTAGCGGCGGTGCCGGCGGCGGAGATCCGGGTTGCTGGTTGGATTTGCATCAAAATTACAAAGATGTCTCGAATCGAATCTTTTGATAAATTTGCGAGGGGCTCATAGATATTACACCTTTATAGATTTCACCCCCAAAATTTCTTATTTTCTCATTACCCCTTTTTTGGGTTTAATGCTCAACCCAATTTCTTACCAGAATTTCAATTGGCTATCATTCTGGACCCACTTGAGAGCCTGTCTCTTAAGCAGACGTCAAGTATCTACAGTGTAAATTCTCCGTTCTCGCAACTTTTACGGACTTCGATGTTCTGTTTCTTCTTTTGCCAGCTTCGTATTTCTCTTCGGAAAATAGCGAGAGTGCCTTCCTGTTTTTTCGATCATTTATTTTACTATCTTCTTTTGCCATCTTCGTAGTTCTTAGGGGAGAAGAAGGTAGAGGAGGGCAAAAACGTTTTTTGATcagtttttttaaaatgtttattcAGTTCTTAGGGTAGAAGAAGAGGGAGGGACAAGGGTTCTAGATTGGGTTTTGTACGaggtgaaggaagaagaaaacagtaGAAGCAGCGGAGGAGAAGGTTGAAGTCATGTCTTTAGGCTACGCCGAGAAGCTCTCCTACCGGGAGGACATCGGCACTGTGGGCATGTCGGAGATCTTCGACCCTTCCGACATCCTCCATCAAAAGGTATTCTTGCTTTCCCTGTCCTCCTTTTTGTCTCCTAAATTGCTGCTCGTGTTGATTTATCCATTATTGTAATTTTAGCAAtaggaaaaagagagagagagaaaaatgtGAATGTGCTGTAATGTGCTGCTTTGAGAAGCAAAATAAGACCCATTACGGatgcttcttttgttttttgttcATTCTCTTGCCATCATCATCAAGCAGTATCCATTCCAATTATTTGACATCAGTTACACAAATTCAGCTCTCTATTGAGCTTTTTGAAAGACTATCACTATTCAAATTGATCatagtttttttaattatatttgctCTAGATGCAAACAATAGTAgatcaatttaaaataaatcagtCCAATGGTTCCTAGTCCAAACACTACCTATGACAATTAACTCCGCCATGGCtgatcccaagcccggataaaggaggagagtTACGCTAGGTTAGGTTGTCAGCCAATGCCAAAGAAAGACAAATGTTATGTATAGATTCATCAAACTATTGTTATTAATCGTTCAGAGACCGCATATTGTTGTCCATATAAAAGAGATTCCGAGCCACTtgtttcattaattttattttaaactttttgatTCCTTTACAATTGCTCCCTCTTTGTAAGTAATCAACTGCATCACTTTATAGCTTTTACACCTATTTTTCACGTCGTCTCTACTTGTTTTTCTTAGCTTATCATCTATTAATGCTACACATTATTGCATTGAGATTATAATTGTTTCttttttacatttattttatggcaaaatgtttttaaattattttggttTCCTGTAGATTGAAGAGCTTGCCTTGATGGTAAAAGAGGTAAGAAAATGAGGGTGTAACTCAAATCTTTAAGATTTTTGAGTCTCATCTTTTTCTTAAACAGAACATCTATTATGGCAGAGCAAACATTTAGTGGCATTCACAGGAGCTGGGATTTCTACTTCAAGTGGCATTCCTGATTTTCGAGGACCTAAGGGCGTTTGGACTCTTCAGGTAATGTCATCTCAATTATACCAATGTACATTCGCTGACTAGcaccttctctttctcttttacgACTTATTTATGTTATTTGAATAATTCCTAGTGGTTTACTAGAAGTTTTTTTTGTTAATCAATAGAGAATTTTGGCTGCAGATGAGTTTGAAATCAGAACTGAGCTTGTCTCATTCAATTATATCTCTAAAAAGCACTGttccttatttcttttcattttgccCCCATTTTTACATCATGAAGAAGTGAAAGGTCTTACTGTCAATAGAGGAGCCTGTGCATAGAAACAGAACATTGTGCATTTCATTCACTTTCTGATACAAACACATTTggaatttgaaaaattcttattGTGTATCAAGGTTTGAAATCTTGTTTCCAACCGGGGTTTCGGTTTCCGGTCAAAAAGAGATGTGTTGGTACCATGCTCACAATGCCAACACACGGTGCTGAAGACACCTCAAAAGGAATTGGATAAGAGGAGGAAAAAGAAAGCCCTAACCTTATTGTGCAGTTGGCGCAAAGCTCGCGACAATGTCATCAAAGGCCTGTGCATTTGTGGATGTCGTTATAACAGTGGAAACCTCTAGTCGCATTGCCTCGAATAATGGAAACCTCAGCTTTCTCTCAAACAATGGAAGTTTTGAACGACTTCATCATCTTGGACCAAAAAAGCCTCAAGCTATTTTGTCATCTCAAATAGCTTGATGAAGCTTAACTGTCACAGGCTGAAGGATTCAAGATGCCACTTTGACAGAAGGGAAACAATGATGAGCGGTTTCTGGTCCAAGTCTTGATCGAGCATGTACCACGTGCCACTCAACGGGTGGAAAGAGATGTTTCACCCATACCGACTAGCATAGAACGGGACTTAAATCCTTGTGTGCATTCTTGTTACAATAATTATTTTCATAGAGCATGAATCTAGTTAATTTTACTAGAATGCCATATTTAACCAATTCTGTAAGGGTTATGTTTTTTGGATAATCTATCAATTTCAGTAATGCTAGGAGTATAATGAGTTGCTGGCTAAATAGGCTGTGTATTCAAAACGTCGTGCATCCACATTTGCTTTATTTGTACAATAACTTGTTTTTTCGTCTATAATATAGTGGTTCAAGCTGAAGtattcctttttcccttttggtacttctttgttttCAACTTAATGGGTCATTCTGTTACCTCTAGTTTATAGTGACATCACATTTTTCACTGTGTTCATGTGGCTTTTCCACAGATCCAGAGTCATTTTTCTGATCCAATTACAAAGATTTTCTTATGGATAAAGTAACATAAGAGGTCTCTCTTGTTAGAGGGGTGAATGATGAAATTTCCAGTTATTGTCAGACACTGGAAGCTGATTATACTAGCTAGTACTGAACTTTGTGGACTCATTCTTAGCACGCTTCAATTCTTTTGATCAGTGCAATCTATGCAGATGCATTTGCTACCACAATTCCATTAGCAACTGCTATGTATAATTAACTAATTCTTTCATCTCATGTCCAGCGTGCAGGCAAGGGGTTGCCTGAAGCATCACTTCCTTTTGATCGTGCAATGCCAAGTTTGACTCATATGGCTTTAGTTGAATTGGAGAGGGTTGGTATCCTTAAGTTTGTTATCAGCCAGGTAATTGGAATCTTCTTGTTCATACCTTGATATCTCGAACAAAAATCATTATTGTTTTGTATGTGAGGGAATTGATTTTACATTCTGAAAATCACatgcaacaaaaataaaaattgacAATAGGAGAGATTGGAGCTTTCTCATCTGGAAGTATGGATGTTCATTTCAAATAAACAAGagttatttaattgactaatcgTTTTGTTTTTTTGTGTACTATTGTAGTTGACTGAATAACCACTTGTCCCAAAAGCCTGAATTATTAAACAAGAGGCCAATCTATATATTTATATTCTTAATACTCTCCCTTTATGTGTGGATGAGTATACTTGACTTGATTGGAGATAAACTAATGGGATAATATTACCACCTATTCCAAAAGCGTGAGTTATGAGGAAAGAGATAAATCAATATATTTCTATTCTTCATATGAATTGTACATGTGGTTGTCATTTCTTCCATCATCATCTGAGCCATTTCCTACTAATGTCATTTGCAATCACTAAGTTCATATAAGACTGACAAGCAAAATGCTAATGCTCACTGACACCAACAACTTAAATATATGATGGCTCCTAAATTTCTAGCATAGACACGACTAaacagaaaaatagaaaaatcagaAGATAAAAAATTCTCTATGGTTATGCTATTTATGGTGTTAGACTTCTGCAATGCCTTCGGATCCATTACACCAGTTAAATTGGTTAAACTAGCTATCTGTATGGTTCCAAGACATTGGTAATACCTTGTACAGCCAATAGATGAGTTACTTTTTATTACATTGGCAAGCCCTAAATTCCTCTCTGTATAGGATATTTAGTTATAAGATCCTTTAACTATTTACAATTTGCATCTAAGTATTCATTTAGACTTACATATATAACAGCATAAAATAAATACAATTTTGGCCCAAAGTGGCACTCATCAATGCTGAGACTGTTTTAAGTCTATGCCAGgaagttcttttcttgttttgttttttgaGGTATTATGTTCACATACCATATCCAATGTCACTGAGATTAAGAAGGTCCTCTAGAATGAAACCTACTCGTGATTAAAGCAGGCTGTTGAAAGGGCTGTTGCATATTGCAGGGTCTCCATTTTGCCCACCTTACCCATGAATAAGGCAATTAAATGAGTTGGAAATTGATTCTCTGGTTAAGCCTCTCATGAATAACACCATCTTGGCTATTTTCCTAGGTTTCTCTATGATCATTTATTGTTCTTCAATTCAGGGTATTGCAGTTTTTCCTATGTTTCAAGTGCATGCTTTTGATTGCGACTTCTAATATTAACACACCATGTTGTAACTTTTTTGCTAGAATGTAGATAGTCTTCATCTGCGATCAGGAATACCTAGAAAAAAGTTAGCTGAATTGCATGGAAATTCCTTTCGGGAAGTTTGCCCTTCTTGTGAAACTGAGTATGCTTTCACCACCATCCTTATTTCTTTTATAAGCTATTTCTTTGCTCCTGATTTTGTCACTTTTTTAACCAGTATGAACACAGTGTTTTCCACTAAGATTTACAATATCTTGCTCGTCTTTTGTAAAAATGTATAATTTTCTCATTCAATATAGTTTGTAAACCCTTCTAGGTATGTACGGGATTTTGAAGTTGAAACCATTGGGATGAAAGAGACATCAAGGCGTTGTTCTGATACAAACTGTGGTGCAAAGCTTAGGGATAGTGTTCTTGATTGGGAGGTGATAAGCTGTTACATTGTCTGGTTGTTTGAATATTGCTAAAATTTCTACTTCTTGCAAGTGCATGCTATATTAGAGCTAGTACTTCTTGAATGTGCAATTTCTGTAGTTTATTTCTTCATTGCTCACAGATATACTTTGATATATGTACGGACATCTATCTTATAGCTTTTTTATGCTGCTTCTTAAAAAAAAGTACGTTATAGCAACCAACATCCTCAAACAATTTGTATAGCCattctttttaaataaaaatgacACATGGACTTGCTCATTTGTTCCAGTAATGTGCTGATGTATCCTCATTTAATATGTAAGAAGAACAATTCATGTATCCCATATGATTGCTTGTCTGTTTCATTATCGTTCAAATGCTAATGTTTCTGGTATCTTTTTCATGAGAAGTTTGTTTTCACGCCTTTCACAACCTGCAGGATGCTTTGCCCCCTAAAGAGGTGAATGCTGCTGAGAATCACTGCAAAACTGCTGACCTTGTATTGTGTTTAGGGACTAGGTAATCTTTTGCTCTGC
This window of the Zingiber officinale cultivar Zhangliang chromosome 3B, Zo_v1.1, whole genome shotgun sequence genome carries:
- the LOC121967416 gene encoding putative pentatricopeptide repeat-containing protein At3g15130, which gives rise to MQIQPATRISAAGTAAKALHGRLLRTHLLPHAAVHPKLLLLLRHPADASRWNSLLAAFARHGFRSSALLSFAILNSLGLPSDSYSLCSALTVASPDLARQIHARGLTSGCLSSVFVCGALIDCYARSLAVEDASQVFDEMPHRNTVCANSLLGGYVESRRWTEGFRLFRRMRELSLEPDGFTVSAVLQICSEAPATPLGLQTHAYLLRRSAFTENAVLICSLVEMYARCGLVAKAHSVFDMAAHVTRKDVVLWTSMLNVYGRNGKFAEVVETYEKMLLEGIEPDKIALLAVLSACSHSGNVIKGLNFFNSILRVHGMVPGAEHYGCVIDMLCKAGNLEMAWKFANEMMMMENKSGGGNLNVSVWGALLSACRNSGNVEIGKIAAKMALEFDPYNSGIHVEWSNLYASAGLWNEIGEVRELMKVKGLKKDVGHSQVDSFSLRNGYDSV